GGATTAAAGTTGTGAAGAACAAGACCGCTGCCCCCTTCCGCGAGGCCGAGTTCGACATTATGTACGGTGAGGGCATCTCCAAGCTGGGCGATATGCTCGACCTGGGCGTCCTCCACAACATCGTGGAAAAATCCGGCGCTTGGTACAGCTACAACGGTGAACGCATCGGCCAAGGCCGCGAAAATTCCAAGGTTTACCTCAAGGAAAATAAGGATGCTGCCGCCAAGCTCGAAGTCGAAGTGCGCAAAGCTGTGGGTCTGAAAGATCATTCAGGCACGCGCACCAACGGTTCCGAGGCTGCCGCCCAGGCTCCTGCTCACGGAAAGGACGCTGCTGCCCACTCGAAATCCGAGCCGCCGATAAAGATGGCGGCAAGAAAGTGACTTTTACCGCGGAGCAGGCGGATATTTGCAGATTTCTTCCACGAAAAGCTGGCTCCTCCTGGGCTTTGGGGCTCGATCGCTAGCGAGCCCCGTTGCCTTCTCTGTGCCGCCGGCGCATAGCTTGTGTGGCACAGCCTGCCCCGGTGAGCCGTGGGCCGTCCCCGGCTGTATCTTGAAATTACCTTAATTCGTTGGACTCAACTGACAGGTGGGAATTAAAATCTATCTGGTTCTGTGCGTGCCTGAGGCCGAGTTTTGAGCAAAGTCATCGCCATTTATCCCGGCTCGTTTGATCCGCTGACCAACGGACACATTGACTTAATCGAACGCGGCAGCAAAATTTTTGACCGTCTGATCGTTGCCATTCTGCGTAATTCAGAAAAGCAACCGCTGTTCAGCATCACCGAGCGCCGCGAGATGCTGCAGGCCATGGTTCGCAGCAAGCGCTGGAAGAACGTCGAGGTTGATACCTTCGACGGTCTGCTGGTGGATTACGCCACGAAGAAAAAAGCGCAAGCCGTGTTGCGCGGCATTCGCGCCATCAGCGACTACGAATTTGAGCTGCAGATGGCGTTGATGAACCGCAAGCTGCAGCCCAGGCTTGAAACGGTTTTCATGATGCCGGCGCTTTCGTATTCATATCTCAGTTCACGGCTGGTACGCGAGATCGCGCAACTG
Above is a window of Terriglobales bacterium DNA encoding:
- a CDS encoding intein-containing recombinase RecA, with amino-acid sequence MFGNPETTTGGRALKFYSSVRVDIRRIQALKEGDVVVGSRTRIKVVKNKTAAPFREAEFDIMYGEGISKLGDMLDLGVLHNIVEKSGAWYSYNGERIGQGRENSKVYLKENKDAAAKLEVEVRKAVGLKDHSGTRTNGSEAAAQAPAHGKDAAAHSKSEPPIKMAARK
- the coaD gene encoding pantetheine-phosphate adenylyltransferase produces the protein MSKVIAIYPGSFDPLTNGHIDLIERGSKIFDRLIVAILRNSEKQPLFSITERREMLQAMVRSKRWKNVEVDTFDGLLVDYATKKKAQAVLRGIRAISDYEFELQMALMNRKLQPRLETVFMMPALSYSYLSSRLVREIAQLGGSVTGLVPEQVEKQLQEKLNGRT